The following are from one region of the Streptosporangiales bacterium genome:
- a CDS encoding FAD-binding protein produces the protein MGRRRHRLRVAEGTHAAAGARLQRGERQGPRRVTHRATAQVVLGLGADRRGERERLLPLHSGDQPPVRAPGRPGHAARRGPAERVRPARPPRRGDPCGGARVGARGAVRGRTGALRLAHRARRPARARRGRGTTSGARALRHVARRRPGQARRSRLQDRPPRPLQRPDARGNARRGPAEPPRQRRTGRRRRDGRRARTVGGAVTGSELERLLRRDVEGDVCFDDYSRALFSRDASMYAIEPLGVVFPRHADDVAATIRAAAACGVAVTPRGAGTSLAGQTVGAGVVLDCSRYLDRIVEINPEARTAVVEVGVVQDDLNAAAAPYGLMFGPDTSTSNRATIGGMVGNNSAGSGSVRYGMTIDHVRALDVVLADGSRARLEPVDEAERARRATASTLEGSLYRELPELVRAHAGAIATDFPPYWRRAGGYRLDRLAGDEPFDLATFVVGAEGTLVVATRAEVDLVPKPRRSVFAVGHFASVAAAIAATGDALSCDPAQVEMMDRTILDLSRERIDYADLGELLVGDPEALLFVSFTGEDEDALTGRLDELDRLWRAHGHGYHTLRAVTAADRDALLKVRKASLGLLMAASQGTRRPLAFVEDTAVDPAHLAAYTERFRDVLDRHAMTAGFYGHCSVGCLHIRPFVDLTDPEQVRRMRAVSVEIKDLVREYGGVNSSEHGDGLARSEFNREIFGDELYEAMREVKRLFDPDGRMNPGKIVDAPPMTDHLRDAALPPAPALRTRLRFDVVGGMRGAADRCMNIGACRKSAPGVMCPSYMATRQEEHSTRGRANALVKALSEPDPEAALGDERLHEILDLCLMCKACKSECPLGVDMAALKSETLAHHHERHGVPLRSRAFGAIRTLNRLGAAFAPLSNVPGRVGPLRSLLARTLGISTRRPLPAFTRRTLPRWYAGRTRRSVPSSGGPQGQGTVTFLADSFTTYSEPLIGQAAIELLEHAGWDVRLQSTGCCGRSSLSKGLLDDARDKASDLVAALTAGSEPGTPVVGCEPSCLFTLRDEYLALLPDDERVRDLAGRVRQVEELLTEAIDAGRLRLRTDSWPAGRRIVYHGHCHQKAEVGTAATMALLRRIPGAEVVELDAGCCGMAGSFGYEAEHYDLSMTIGRQRLFPAIDAESTDTVLAATGVSCRQQIQHGTDRRALHPVELVRGAFGRRVADRE, from the coding sequence ATGGGGCGTCGACGTCACCGTCTCCGGGTCGCAGAAGGGACTCATGCTGCCGCCGGGGCTCGGCTTCAACGCGGTGAGCGACAAGGCCCTCGCCGCGTCACGCACCGCGCGACTGCCCAGGTCGTACTGGGACTGGGCGCCGATCGTCGCGGCGAACGCGAACGGCTCCTTCCCCTACACTCCGGCGACCAACCTCCTGTACGGGCTCCAGGTCGCCCTGGGCATGCTGCACGACGAGGGCCTGCCGAACGTGTTCGCCCGGCACGCCCGCCACGCCGAGGCGACCCGTGCGGCGGCGCGCGCGTGGGGGCTCGAGGTGCTGTGCGCGGACGAACGGGAGCACTCCGGCTCGCTCACCGCGCTCGTCGTCCCGCCCGAGCACGACGCGGACGCGGTACGACGAGTGGCGCTCGAGCGCTACGACATGTCGCTCGGCGCCGGCCTGGGCAGGCTCGCCGGTCGCGTCTTCAGGATCGGCCACCTCGGCCACTTCAACGACCTGATGCTCGCGGGAACGCTCGCCGGGGTCCAGCTGAGCCTCCGAGGCAGCGGCGTACCGGTCGCCGGCGACGGGATGGCCGCCGCGCTCGAACGGTTGGCGGAGCAGTGACCGGCTCCGAGCTTGAGCGCCTGCTGCGGCGTGACGTCGAGGGTGACGTCTGTTTCGACGACTACAGCAGGGCGTTGTTCTCGCGGGACGCCAGCATGTACGCGATCGAGCCGCTCGGCGTCGTGTTCCCCAGGCACGCCGACGACGTGGCAGCGACGATACGGGCGGCCGCCGCGTGTGGCGTCGCGGTCACGCCCCGGGGCGCGGGCACCAGCCTGGCCGGGCAGACCGTCGGGGCCGGCGTGGTCCTCGACTGCTCGCGCTACCTGGACCGCATCGTGGAGATCAACCCCGAGGCACGCACGGCAGTCGTCGAGGTCGGCGTCGTGCAGGACGACCTGAACGCCGCGGCCGCGCCGTACGGCCTGATGTTCGGACCGGACACCTCGACGAGCAACCGCGCCACGATCGGCGGGATGGTCGGCAACAACTCCGCGGGCAGCGGCAGCGTGCGCTACGGCATGACGATCGACCACGTCAGGGCACTCGACGTCGTGCTCGCGGACGGCTCACGTGCACGCCTCGAACCGGTGGACGAGGCGGAGCGCGCTCGGCGGGCCACCGCATCGACGCTCGAGGGCAGCCTCTACCGCGAGCTGCCTGAGCTGGTGCGTGCTCACGCCGGCGCGATCGCGACGGACTTCCCGCCGTACTGGCGCCGCGCCGGCGGCTACCGACTCGACCGGCTGGCCGGTGACGAGCCCTTCGACCTGGCGACGTTCGTCGTCGGCGCGGAGGGCACCCTCGTCGTGGCCACCAGGGCCGAGGTCGACCTGGTGCCGAAGCCGCGGCGCAGCGTCTTCGCCGTCGGGCACTTCGCGTCCGTCGCGGCGGCGATCGCGGCCACCGGCGACGCGTTGTCGTGCGACCCCGCGCAGGTCGAGATGATGGACCGCACGATCCTCGACCTGTCCAGGGAGAGGATCGACTACGCGGACCTCGGTGAGCTGCTGGTGGGCGACCCGGAGGCGTTGCTGTTCGTGTCCTTCACCGGCGAAGACGAGGACGCGCTCACCGGCCGGTTGGATGAGCTCGACCGGCTGTGGCGTGCGCACGGCCACGGTTACCACACCCTGCGTGCGGTGACCGCCGCCGACCGCGACGCCCTGCTCAAGGTGCGCAAGGCCAGCCTGGGCCTGCTCATGGCGGCGAGCCAGGGCACGCGCCGTCCCCTCGCCTTCGTCGAGGACACCGCGGTCGACCCGGCACACCTGGCGGCGTACACGGAACGGTTCCGCGACGTGCTCGACCGGCACGCCATGACGGCCGGCTTCTACGGCCACTGCTCGGTCGGCTGCTTGCACATCCGCCCGTTCGTCGACCTCACCGACCCCGAGCAGGTACGCCGCATGCGCGCGGTGTCCGTCGAGATCAAGGACCTCGTCCGTGAGTACGGCGGCGTCAACTCCAGCGAGCACGGGGACGGCCTCGCGCGCAGCGAGTTCAACAGGGAGATCTTCGGCGACGAGCTGTACGAGGCGATGCGCGAGGTCAAGCGGCTCTTCGACCCCGACGGCCGGATGAACCCGGGCAAGATCGTGGACGCTCCGCCGATGACCGACCACCTGCGCGACGCCGCGTTGCCACCGGCGCCCGCACTGCGCACGCGGCTGCGCTTCGACGTCGTCGGCGGCATGCGCGGAGCCGCGGACCGCTGCATGAACATCGGCGCCTGCCGCAAGAGCGCGCCGGGCGTGATGTGCCCCTCGTACATGGCGACCCGCCAGGAGGAGCACTCGACGAGAGGGCGCGCGAACGCACTCGTCAAGGCGCTGAGCGAACCCGACCCGGAGGCCGCGCTCGGCGACGAACGGCTGCACGAGATCCTCGACCTGTGCCTGATGTGCAAGGCATGCAAGAGCGAGTGCCCGCTTGGCGTCGACATGGCCGCGCTCAAGAGCGAGACGCTCGCCCACCACCACGAACGGCACGGCGTCCCGCTGCGCTCGCGGGCGTTCGGCGCCATCCGCACCCTGAACCGGCTGGGCGCGGCGTTCGCTCCGCTGTCGAACGTGCCGGGGCGCGTCGGACCTCTGCGGTCACTGCTCGCACGCACACTCGGGATCTCCACCCGGCGCCCGCTGCCGGCGTTCACCAGACGCACGCTGCCGCGGTGGTACGCCGGCAGGACGCGCCGGTCGGTGCCGTCCTCCGGCGGCCCGCAGGGACAGGGCACGGTCACGTTCCTCGCCGACTCGTTCACGACGTACTCCGAGCCCCTGATCGGGCAGGCGGCGATCGAGCTGCTCGAGCACGCGGGGTGGGACGTGCGGTTGCAGAGCACCGGCTGCTGCGGACGGTCCAGCCTGTCGAAGGGACTGCTCGACGACGCACGGGACAAGGCGTCGGACCTCGTCGCCGCGCTCACCGCCGGCAGTGAGCCTGGCACGCCGGTGGTCGGCTGCGAGCCGTCCTGCCTCTTCACGCTGCGGGACGAGTACCTCGCCCTGCTCCCCGACGACGAGCGGGTGCGCGACCTCGCCGGCCGGGTTCGGCAGGTCGAGGAACTGCTCACCGAGGCGATCGACGCCGGCCGCCTTCGGCTGCGGACGGACTCGTGGCCGGCCGGTCGACGGATCGTCTACCACGGACACTGCCACCAGAAGGCCGAGGTCGGTACGGCGGCGACGATGGCGCTGCTGCGACGCATACCGGGGGCGGAGGTCGTCGAGCTCGACGCCGGCTGCTGCGGGATGGCCGGGTCCTTCGGGTACGAGGCGGAGCACTACGACCTGTCCATGACGATCGGCCGGCAACGGCTGTTCCCGGCGATCGACGCCGAGTCGACCGACACCGTGCTCGCGGCGACCGGGGTGTCGTGTCGCCAGCAGATCCAGCACGGCACCGACCGGCGTGCGCTCCACCCGGTCGAGCTCGTCCGCGGTGCGTTTGGCCGTCGGGTAGCGGACCGCGAGTGA